One genomic region from Xiphophorus couchianus chromosome 21, X_couchianus-1.0, whole genome shotgun sequence encodes:
- the gpr12 gene encoding G-protein coupled receptor 12: protein MGGTVSEEPPVSPSWLSPDPTAWASGAPMDNSTNLGSFPVEDSPLRPSQLPLLVNPWDIVLCSSGTLIACENALVVLVIWQNPTLRAPMFRLIGSLALADLLTGLGLVLHFTCAYLLRSDSAQLLTVGLVVASFSASVFSLLAITVDRYLSLYYALTYNSERTAAFTYTMLVLLWGLSLCLGLLPVTGVNCLAEEVTCSVVRPLTKNNIAVLSVSFLLLFGLMLQLYVQICKIVMRHAHQIALQHHFLAATPHYVTTRKGVSTLAIILGTFAACWMPFTVYSLIADYTYPPLYTYATLVPATYNSVINPVIYAFRNQEIQKALWLVCCGCVPTSVAHRARTPSDV, encoded by the coding sequence ATGGGGGGCACAGTGAGTGAGGAGCCACCAGTCTCCCCCAGCTGGCTGAGCCCTGATCCCACAGCGTGGGCCAGCGGGGCCCCGATGGACAACAGCACCAACTTGGGGTCGTTCCCAGTGGAGGACTCCCCCTTGCGGCCCAGCCAGCTGCCACTGCTGGTCAACCCCTGGGACATCGTGCTGTGCTCATCGGGGACCCTGATTGCCTGCGAGAACGCCTTGGTGGTGCTGGTGATCTGGCAGAACCCGACGCTCAGAGCCCCCATGTTCCGCCTGATTGGCAGCCTGGCTCTAGCCGACCTGCTGACCGGCCTGGGCCTGGTCCTTCACTTCACCTGTGCCTACCTGCTCCGCTCGGACTCGGCCCAGTTGCTAACGGTGGGTCTGGTGGTGGCTTCCTTCTCGGCCTCCGTCTTCAGCCTGCTGGCCATCACCGTCGACCGCTACCTGTCGCTATACTACGCCCTCACCTACAACTCGGAGCGGACGGCGGCCTTCACCTACACTATGCTGGTGCTGCTGTGGGGTCTCTCCCTGTGTCTCGGCCTGCTGCCAGTCACAGGGGTCAACTGCCTGGCCGAGGAGGTCACCTGCAGCGTGGTTCGACCTTTGACCAAGAACAACATCGCGGTCCTGTCCGTCtccttcctgctgctcttcGGCCTCATGCTGCAGCTTTACGTCCAGATCTGCAAGATCGTGATGCGCCACGCCCACCAGATCGCTCTGCAGCACCACTTCCTGGCTGCCACGCCCCACTACGTCACCACCCGGAAGGGCGTGTCCACCCTGGCCATCATCCTGGGCACCTTCGCCGCCTGCTGGATGCCGTTCACTGTCTACTCCCTCATAGCCGACTACACCTACCCTCCGCTGTACACCTACGCCACGCTGGTGCCTGCCACTTACAACTCGGTCATCAACCCGGTCATCTACGCCTTCAGGAACCAGGAGATCCAGAAGGCGCTGTGGCTGGTGTGCTGTGGCTGCGTGCCGACCAGCGTGGCGCACCGTGCTCGGACACCCAGCGACGTGTGA